A stretch of Candidatus Desulfarcum epimagneticum DNA encodes these proteins:
- a CDS encoding Helicase domain protein, with protein MTHQSAENHELELAGDFVRHTDSHIFLTGRAGTGKTTFLHNLKGNTPKRMVVAAPTGVAALNAGGVTLHSFFQLPFTPFIPGSGGQDPEIGRRRVFKFSKEKKDIIKSLDLLVIDEISMVRADVLDAVDESLRRHRLNDLPFGGVQLLMIGDLRQLSPIARGNEWTLLREHYDSAHFFSSHALGRTDFITIELRHIYRQSDPRFIRILNQVRENRLDDDAVRELNGRHVEDDDPEKDDGRIILTTHNRKADAVNRDRMEALPARERLFDAEVSGSFPESIYPTRGSLTLKKGAQVMFLRNDPSFEKRYFNGKIGRVASISSEHIRVRCPGDSEDIFAEPVEWENISYAFDREKNEIREEVIGTFKQFPLKPAWAITIHKSQGLTFDKAVIDAESAFSHGQVYVALSRCRTLEGMVLSSPIPSRAIGTDRAVDRFIREARQGEDAAAGLSAAKTRFQRKLALDGFDFSALRRRFNRLSGILRGNASLIRLSAEVDWEALRERAEKKIFEVGENFAGQLQGLFGKGAVPESDPYTLERLGKASRWFREQFSTVFDDLSRLSLETDNRELARRAGKALEDFRRELAVRRAGAGSFENGFSPERYLRALTRAAVEFDHRKKKKTLAPIPAESDLKHPDLFQDLKEWRSRKAAEQGVAHFQIMHQRTLIQIVESAPKNEAELMGIRGVGKKTMEKYGAEILSLVSARDE; from the coding sequence ATGACGCACCAATCCGCCGAAAACCATGAGCTGGAGCTGGCCGGAGATTTTGTCCGCCACACGGACTCTCATATTTTTCTCACCGGCCGGGCCGGGACCGGCAAAACCACCTTTCTGCACAATCTCAAAGGGAACACGCCCAAACGCATGGTCGTCGCCGCCCCCACCGGCGTGGCGGCCTTAAACGCCGGCGGCGTCACCCTGCATTCTTTTTTCCAGCTCCCCTTCACCCCTTTCATCCCCGGCTCCGGAGGCCAGGACCCTGAAATCGGCCGGCGGCGCGTGTTTAAATTCAGCAAAGAGAAAAAAGACATCATCAAGAGCCTGGACCTTCTGGTGATCGACGAGATCAGCATGGTCCGGGCGGATGTGCTGGACGCCGTGGACGAGTCGCTGAGGCGGCATCGCTTAAACGACCTCCCATTCGGCGGGGTCCAGCTCCTGATGATCGGGGATTTGCGGCAGTTGTCCCCCATCGCCAGGGGGAACGAGTGGACGCTTTTAAGAGAGCATTACGATTCGGCGCATTTTTTCAGCAGCCATGCCCTGGGCCGGACCGATTTTATCACCATTGAGCTGCGCCACATTTACCGCCAGTCCGATCCCCGGTTTATCCGGATTTTGAACCAGGTCCGGGAAAATCGTCTGGATGACGACGCCGTCCGGGAGCTGAACGGGCGCCACGTGGAGGATGACGATCCGGAAAAAGACGACGGCCGCATCATTCTCACCACCCACAACCGGAAGGCCGACGCCGTCAACCGGGACAGGATGGAGGCCCTGCCGGCCCGGGAGCGTTTGTTCGACGCTGAGGTGTCCGGGAGTTTCCCGGAGTCCATTTATCCCACCCGGGGCTCCCTGACGCTTAAAAAAGGCGCGCAGGTGATGTTTTTAAGAAACGACCCATCTTTTGAAAAACGCTACTTCAACGGCAAAATCGGCCGGGTCGCCTCCATCTCGAGCGAGCATATCCGCGTGCGCTGCCCCGGCGATTCGGAAGATATTTTTGCGGAGCCGGTGGAATGGGAAAATATTTCCTACGCCTTTGACCGGGAAAAAAATGAAATCCGGGAGGAGGTCATCGGGACGTTCAAACAGTTTCCCTTGAAACCGGCCTGGGCCATCACCATCCACAAAAGCCAGGGCCTCACCTTTGACAAGGCCGTGATCGACGCCGAGTCCGCCTTTTCCCATGGCCAGGTGTATGTGGCGCTGAGCCGCTGCCGGACCCTGGAGGGCATGGTCTTAAGCTCTCCCATTCCGTCCCGGGCCATTGGGACGGACCGGGCCGTGGACCGCTTTATCCGGGAGGCGAGACAGGGCGAGGACGCCGCCGCCGGTCTTTCGGCGGCCAAAACGCGCTTCCAGCGGAAACTGGCGCTGGACGGTTTTGATTTCAGCGCCCTTCGCCGCCGTTTCAACCGCCTGTCCGGAATTTTGAGGGGAAACGCCTCTTTGATCCGCCTGTCCGCGGAGGTGGACTGGGAGGCGCTGCGGGAAAGGGCTGAAAAAAAGATTTTCGAGGTGGGGGAAAATTTTGCCGGCCAGCTTCAAGGTCTGTTTGGCAAAGGGGCGGTCCCGGAATCCGATCCCTATACGCTGGAGCGTCTGGGAAAGGCGTCCCGGTGGTTCCGGGAGCAGTTTTCCACGGTGTTTGACGACCTCTCACGCTTGAGTCTCGAGACGGACAACCGGGAGCTGGCCCGGCGCGCGGGAAAGGCCCTGGAGGATTTCAGGCGGGAGCTGGCGGTCAGACGCGCGGGCGCCGGCTCCTTTGAAAACGGTTTTTCACCGGAGCGTTACCTGCGCGCCTTGACCCGGGCCGCCGTGGAGTTTGACCATCGAAAAAAGAAAAAGACACTGGCGCCCATCCCCGCGGAGTCGGACCTCAAACACCCGGATCTGTTTCAGGACCTCAAAGAATGGCGGTCCCGGAAGGCCGCTGAGCAGGGCGTGGCCCATTTCCAGATCATGCATCAGCGGACCCTGATCCAAATTGTCGAGTCGGCGCCGAAAAACGAGGCGGAGCTGATGGGAATCCGGGGCGTGGGCAAAAAAACCATGGAGAAATACGGGGCCGAGATCCTTTCACTGGTTTCGGCCCGGGACGAATAA
- a CDS encoding exported hypothetical protein (Evidence 5 : Unknown function) yields MKKHLVLIALAAILSGCGAVSLKSVPYGEGVAKGAAYATPMKVIAIEVDYVKQVKSRKVFGYTVENEGRLPRVIAVSASLSEEIRPDPRNIFLVNVDDIAEAGTFSASMDYKFTDLGLLSSVDSQISDKKKEIVEKTIGASLSLAKIVAIAQKDRAGIEALPPYIRPMARRIMDIYEKLGKADEELASPETKEKKKAQEGAKIRSKLLTELKKLHKEIGFYIENNREVTVTSEPKSARFVLPYDLSGFKGPKKDPAAGGEYYEMAFSLGGLVQEVTDVFAPRIKARLYISKEEKAMAAARLESRTDGLVHRLPISARLVVRVENPGLGKFNSIDKYVSMPQLSRFFAMPLKSKRFGKRKTKLKFSAATGGLIHFGAATDSSYENMAESLDQAAGDIRSDLSDIATAKDDWAKESMLSQKYRVSAEKSYLKTLVEIEALRKEIERIKSGAPAVDEP; encoded by the coding sequence ATGAAAAAACACCTGGTCCTGATCGCGCTCGCGGCGATTCTTTCAGGCTGCGGAGCCGTGTCCCTGAAAAGCGTGCCTTACGGAGAGGGAGTCGCCAAAGGCGCCGCCTACGCCACCCCGATGAAAGTCATCGCCATTGAGGTGGATTACGTCAAACAGGTCAAAAGCCGAAAAGTGTTCGGATACACGGTGGAAAACGAGGGGCGCCTTCCCAGGGTCATCGCCGTCAGCGCCTCTTTGTCCGAAGAAATCCGGCCCGATCCCCGGAACATCTTTCTGGTGAACGTGGATGACATCGCCGAGGCCGGAACGTTCAGCGCGTCCATGGACTACAAGTTCACCGATCTGGGCCTTTTGTCGTCCGTGGACAGCCAGATCTCGGACAAAAAAAAAGAAATCGTGGAAAAAACCATCGGCGCCTCTTTGTCCCTGGCCAAAATCGTGGCCATCGCCCAAAAAGACCGGGCCGGAATCGAGGCCCTGCCCCCTTATATCCGGCCCATGGCGCGGCGGATCATGGACATCTATGAAAAACTGGGCAAAGCCGACGAAGAGCTGGCGTCCCCGGAGACCAAGGAGAAAAAAAAGGCCCAGGAGGGCGCCAAAATCCGGTCCAAGCTTTTGACCGAATTAAAAAAACTCCACAAAGAGATTGGGTTTTACATTGAAAACAACCGGGAGGTCACGGTGACCTCCGAGCCCAAGTCGGCCCGATTCGTTCTGCCCTACGATCTGTCGGGATTCAAAGGCCCCAAAAAAGACCCGGCCGCGGGCGGCGAATACTACGAGATGGCCTTTTCCCTGGGAGGTCTCGTCCAGGAGGTCACGGATGTGTTCGCGCCCAGAATAAAAGCGCGGCTTTACATCAGCAAAGAGGAAAAGGCGATGGCGGCCGCCCGGCTGGAGAGCCGGACCGACGGCCTGGTCCACCGGCTTCCCATCTCCGCGCGCCTGGTGGTCCGCGTGGAAAACCCGGGACTGGGGAAATTCAACTCCATCGACAAGTATGTGTCCATGCCCCAGCTCAGCCGGTTTTTCGCCATGCCCCTTAAAAGCAAACGGTTCGGCAAAAGAAAGACCAAACTCAAATTCAGCGCCGCCACCGGCGGCCTCATCCATTTCGGCGCCGCCACCGACAGCTCCTACGAAAACATGGCCGAATCCCTTGACCAGGCGGCGGGAGACATCCGGTCGGACCTTTCGGACATCGCCACGGCCAAAGACGACTGGGCCAAGGAGTCCATGCTGAGCCAGAAATACCGGGTGAGCGCTGAAAAAAGCTACCTCAAAACCCTTGTTGAAATCGAGGCCCTCAGAAAAGAGATTGAGAGGATCAAAAGCGGGGCCCCGGCTGTCGATGAGCCATAA
- a CDS encoding hypothetical protein (Evidence 5 : Unknown function): MKWLLDKYEVAGIIEHKLGDLIPDPALQTIVSDKEYRSVSLKWVTGRISTDEILTGAYTENVFDCEDMAFYLRTKASLFSLHSGRDAPMAMGILLTHIHAFNFCVDDSRSLTLIDTANFARKGYCRKQEDFEKFLEIDEAGNLIRLAFI, translated from the coding sequence ATGAAATGGCTGCTGGACAAATACGAAGTGGCGGGCATCATTGAGCATAAGCTGGGAGATCTGATCCCCGACCCGGCGCTTCAAACCATCGTCAGCGACAAGGAATACCGAAGCGTGTCGCTTAAATGGGTCACGGGCCGCATCTCCACGGACGAAATTCTCACCGGGGCCTACACCGAAAATGTGTTCGACTGCGAGGACATGGCCTTTTATCTAAGGACCAAAGCGTCCCTTTTCAGCCTTCACAGCGGCCGCGACGCGCCCATGGCCATGGGAATCCTTCTGACCCACATCCACGCGTTTAACTTCTGCGTGGACGACAGCCGCTCCCTGACCCTGATCGACACCGCCAACTTCGCCCGGAAAGGCTACTGCCGCAAACAGGAGGATTTTGAAAAGTTTCTTGAAATCGACGAGGCCGGCAACCTGATCCGGCTGGCGTTCATTTAA
- a CDS encoding conserved hypothetical protein (Evidence 4 : Unknown function but conserved in other organisms) translates to MPDITDAALRRKGLNVLFRELGEVDAVRFLSQISHEPKNYLALQEKLFQGMTVDDIYQNAKTYAGEKRRLSRPGEGR, encoded by the coding sequence ATGCCGGATATCACTGACGCGGCGCTTCGGCGGAAAGGATTAAACGTCTTGTTTCGCGAGCTGGGCGAAGTGGACGCCGTTCGATTTCTATCCCAAATCAGCCATGAGCCGAAAAATTACCTCGCCCTTCAGGAAAAATTATTCCAGGGCATGACGGTTGATGATATTTACCAAAACGCCAAAACCTATGCCGGCGAAAAGCGCCGTCTTTCCCGTCCCGGGGAGGGACGCTGA
- a CDS encoding conserved hypothetical protein (Evidence 4 : Unknown function but conserved in other organisms) translates to MLFKRWPYLIENVDSGEKGGMEKIYLDMNIYNRPYDDQSQARVKLETISVFEILSAMKSGRIHVAWSFILDYENSLNPYDDIRLEIESLAHFASEMIDADDTIRRFAKTYEIKGVKPRDALHIACAETWGAEHFVTCDDRLVKKQKALPIIVKLTNPIDFILHLEERKNAGYH, encoded by the coding sequence ATGCTTTTTAAGCGGTGGCCGTATCTGATCGAAAACGTCGATTCCGGGGAAAAAGGAGGCATGGAAAAAATATATCTGGATATGAACATTTACAATCGTCCTTATGATGACCAGTCGCAAGCGCGGGTCAAACTTGAGACGATCTCGGTGTTTGAAATCCTGAGCGCCATGAAATCCGGAAGGATCCATGTCGCATGGTCTTTTATCCTTGATTACGAAAACAGTCTCAATCCATACGATGATATCCGCCTTGAAATTGAGAGCCTGGCTCATTTTGCCTCAGAAATGATAGACGCCGATGACACGATCAGGCGGTTTGCAAAAACCTATGAAATTAAAGGCGTCAAACCCCGCGACGCCTTGCACATTGCCTGCGCGGAAACCTGGGGAGCGGAGCATTTTGTGACCTGTGATGATCGCCTTGTGAAGAAACAAAAGGCGCTGCCGATCATCGTAAAACTGACCAACCCCATTGACTTTATATTGCATCTGGAGGAGAGAAAAAATGCCGGATATCACTGA
- a CDS encoding Phosphotransferase: MSFSQRVETFSHDYLKCCAYIRDFGAGEDIFTKMLFSKLSASSQLLEDFLDVHGAKNNRDWFYYRELAAAVRHLSLGGYAQKHILNRLHFYELEDDVEFEKDSRKTRNFFTRTLRQIAPAVLEEAAALQIPAPADTFSEADFPPVMSDSEMLADNVDSGMEKQRGKDLVKIAGEFLNIARHFDELEFYEPFDLQKIMSIVPDRVNEVEIRTFEMRTHNLQSSFDTYVALGGLKTGAKNLRKLRGTFSVALHLLEIMGRLLHFYERHLSKDVYKDVFKKARRRLKDLASAETLLDRTINYGLYYVCYFLSSGKNPAKAILNENIERSSIEVGVPVNLGFHSRPSLLVARIVRHYGGEVTLCAGERRFDAGSVLDIQWAGGLIRKENIDRVIFEGDARALHDIEILAGVNYGEDTFGKGVPLPRELEYLR; encoded by the coding sequence ATGAGTTTCAGCCAAAGGGTGGAGACTTTCTCCCACGACTATTTGAAATGCTGCGCTTACATCCGGGACTTCGGGGCCGGGGAAGATATTTTTACAAAAATGCTTTTTTCAAAGCTTTCGGCCTCCTCCCAGCTTCTGGAGGATTTCCTGGATGTGCACGGGGCGAAAAACAACCGGGACTGGTTTTACTACCGGGAGCTGGCGGCGGCGGTGAGGCATCTGAGCCTTGGGGGATACGCCCAGAAGCATATTCTCAACCGGCTTCATTTTTATGAGCTGGAAGACGACGTGGAATTTGAGAAAGACAGCCGAAAGACCCGGAATTTTTTCACCCGGACCCTGCGGCAGATCGCCCCGGCCGTTCTGGAGGAGGCCGCCGCGCTTCAGATACCGGCCCCGGCCGACACGTTCTCCGAGGCCGATTTTCCCCCGGTCATGTCCGATTCGGAAATGCTGGCGGACAATGTGGACAGCGGCATGGAGAAGCAGCGGGGCAAAGACCTGGTGAAGATCGCCGGGGAGTTTTTAAACATCGCCCGGCATTTTGACGAGCTGGAGTTCTACGAGCCCTTTGACCTTCAAAAGATCATGTCCATTGTGCCCGACCGGGTCAACGAGGTGGAGATCCGGACCTTTGAGATGCGGACCCACAACCTCCAGTCTTCCTTTGACACCTACGTGGCGCTGGGGGGCCTTAAAACCGGCGCGAAAAATTTAAGGAAGCTGCGGGGGACCTTTTCCGTGGCCCTGCATCTTCTGGAGATCATGGGGCGGCTGCTTCATTTTTATGAGCGCCACCTGTCCAAGGACGTTTACAAAGACGTGTTTAAAAAGGCCCGGCGTCGCCTGAAAGACCTGGCCAGCGCCGAGACCCTCCTGGACCGCACCATCAATTACGGCCTTTACTATGTCTGTTATTTTCTTTCCTCCGGGAAAAATCCGGCCAAAGCCATTTTAAACGAAAACATCGAGCGTTCCTCCATCGAGGTGGGGGTCCCGGTCAACCTGGGCTTTCACAGCCGCCCCAGCCTTCTGGTGGCCCGCATTGTCCGGCATTACGGGGGCGAGGTCACGCTTTGCGCCGGGGAAAGGCGTTTTGACGCGGGCAGCGTTCTGGACATCCAGTGGGCCGGGGGGCTGATTCGAAAGGAAAACATTGACCGGGTGATCTTTGAGGGCGACGCCCGGGCGCTTCATGACATCGAGATACTGGCCGGGGTCAACTACGGCGAGGACACCTTCGGCAAGGGCGTCCCCCTTCCCCGGGAGCTTGAGTACCTGAGATGA
- the ispD gene encoding 2-C-methyl-D-erythritol 4-phosphate cytidylyltransferase, with protein sequence MTDTGSASPMTHAIIAAAGKGQRMSAAAPKQYLDLGGRAIVGHALSAFDRCGAVDRIVLVVPEGDLDFCRDTLLPPLDIQKPLELTAGGRTRQDSVSRGLSACGNFDGIVVIHDGARPFVDPGDIEACVRGAKIHGACVIGRPCFDTLKRLGAGGIIEKTVERKRLWTVQTPQAFHRDLIQKALDQAKRENFQATDEAGLVERMGVGVRMEKGSALNIKITAPEDLALARAIVREMGRKGTEAVK encoded by the coding sequence ATGACAGACACGGGAAGCGCCTCGCCCATGACCCACGCCATCATCGCGGCCGCCGGAAAAGGCCAAAGGATGAGCGCCGCGGCGCCCAAGCAGTACCTGGACCTGGGGGGCCGCGCCATTGTGGGCCACGCCCTTTCGGCCTTTGACCGATGCGGGGCCGTGGACCGGATTGTTCTCGTGGTCCCGGAAGGGGATCTGGATTTTTGCCGCGACACGCTTCTGCCCCCCCTGGACATTCAAAAACCCCTGGAGCTGACGGCCGGGGGCCGAACCCGCCAGGACTCCGTCTCCCGGGGTCTTTCGGCCTGCGGGAATTTTGACGGAATCGTGGTCATCCACGACGGCGCCCGGCCCTTTGTGGACCCCGGGGACATCGAAGCCTGCGTGAGAGGCGCGAAAATCCACGGGGCCTGCGTCATCGGACGGCCCTGCTTTGACACGCTCAAACGCCTGGGCGCCGGGGGAATAATTGAAAAAACCGTGGAGAGAAAAAGGCTCTGGACGGTCCAGACGCCCCAGGCGTTTCATCGCGATTTGATCCAAAAGGCCCTTGACCAGGCAAAGCGGGAGAATTTCCAGGCCACGGACGAGGCCGGTCTTGTGGAAAGAATGGGCGTGGGGGTGAGGATGGAAAAGGGCTCGGCCCTGAACATCAAAATCACCGCCCCGGAAGACCTGGCCCTGGCCCGGGCCATTGTTCGGGAAATGGGCCGGAAAGGGACGGAAGCCGTTAAATGA
- the carA gene encoding carbamoyl phosphate synthetase small subunit, glutamine amidotransferase (Evidence 2a : Function from experimental evidences in other organisms; PubMedId : 10029528, 10089390, 10428826, 10587438, 1334233, 6308632, 6330744, 6377309, 9174345, 9298646, 9636022; Product type e : enzyme) — protein MKAILALEDGRVFDCRSFTGHGEALGEAVFNTGMTGYQEALTDPSYHGQMLAMTYPLVGNYGVNSEDVESDRVWVRAFLVKECQKYPSNFRSESTLADYLSGQGILGVEDLDTRALTRHIRNAGSMRACVSTLDPDPDSCVEKARKSPSMKGLSLADEVSTSKPFIWKEGRRVFLEPDQCAEKAREWRKEDERPLVAAFDFGIKYNILRCLERAGIKPLVLPARTGPEAVMELGPDGIFLSNGPGDPEPATRAIATVKKLLGFRPIFGICLGHQILGLALGGKTYKLKFGHRGGNQPVKNLLTGRVEITSQNHGFAVDMDSLQSFGARLTHVNLNDDTVEGFSQEDARLIAVQHHPEAAPGPLDAKYMFKEFLGMMV, from the coding sequence ATGAAAGCGATTCTGGCCCTTGAAGACGGTCGGGTCTTCGACTGCCGCTCCTTCACCGGTCATGGAGAGGCGCTGGGAGAGGCCGTTTTTAACACCGGCATGACCGGCTACCAGGAGGCGTTGACCGATCCGTCCTACCACGGCCAGATGCTGGCCATGACCTATCCCCTGGTGGGAAATTACGGCGTCAATTCCGAGGATGTGGAGTCCGACCGCGTTTGGGTCCGGGCGTTTCTGGTGAAAGAATGCCAGAAGTATCCCAGCAATTTCAGGTCCGAATCCACCCTGGCGGATTACCTTTCCGGCCAGGGGATCCTGGGCGTGGAGGACCTGGACACCCGGGCGCTCACGCGCCATATTCGAAACGCCGGCTCCATGCGGGCGTGCGTGTCCACCCTGGACCCTGATCCGGACTCATGCGTGGAAAAGGCCCGGAAAAGCCCCTCCATGAAGGGGCTGAGCCTGGCCGATGAGGTCTCCACCTCAAAGCCGTTTATATGGAAAGAGGGGAGGCGTGTTTTTTTAGAGCCCGATCAATGCGCCGAAAAGGCCCGGGAATGGCGGAAAGAGGATGAAAGACCCCTGGTGGCGGCGTTTGATTTCGGTATAAAATACAATATTTTAAGATGCCTGGAAAGGGCGGGGATCAAACCCCTGGTTCTTCCCGCCCGGACAGGCCCCGAGGCGGTCATGGAACTGGGTCCGGACGGAATTTTTCTGTCAAACGGACCCGGCGATCCCGAGCCGGCGACCCGCGCCATTGCGACCGTGAAAAAACTTCTGGGATTTCGGCCCATTTTCGGCATCTGCCTGGGGCACCAGATCCTGGGGCTCGCCCTGGGGGGCAAAACCTACAAGCTGAAGTTCGGTCACCGGGGGGGAAACCAGCCGGTGAAAAATCTGCTCACGGGCAGGGTGGAGATCACCTCCCAGAACCACGGTTTCGCGGTGGACATGGACAGCCTTCAGTCCTTCGGAGCCCGGCTGACCCACGTGAACCTGAACGACGACACGGTGGAGGGCTTTTCCCAGGAGGACGCCCGCCTCATCGCGGTCCAGCATCATCCCGAGGCGGCGCCGGGGCCTTTGGACGCGAAATATATGTTTAAGGAATTTTTAGGAATGATGGTGTGA